In one window of Paludisphaera rhizosphaerae DNA:
- a CDS encoding type III pantothenate kinase: MLRIVADIGNSRLKWARLDEHGAPAETVALPLDDPNAWGKVYDDWHAGASGPSLWVVSTVNPPLARSLADFLATREPKPADVRWFRTAAEVPLAKDVEGADTGGSDRALAVLGALRLLGAGQPILVVSCGTAITIERVTADGVWQGGVIAMGLGLCARALHHFTAQLPLVAPDASAPPWGRSTNPSLEAGVFWGTVGAVRELLERQEPDMEGPPLVVWTGGDASKLAEAVEGPAARVVPDLVLHGLIHAAFPSDSK, from the coding sequence ATGCTCCGGATCGTCGCCGACATCGGCAACTCCCGGCTGAAGTGGGCCCGCCTTGACGAGCACGGCGCCCCGGCCGAGACAGTCGCCCTGCCGCTCGACGATCCGAACGCCTGGGGAAAGGTCTACGACGACTGGCATGCCGGCGCGTCTGGCCCCTCGCTCTGGGTCGTCTCGACGGTCAATCCCCCTCTGGCTCGCTCCCTGGCCGACTTCCTGGCGACCCGAGAGCCGAAGCCCGCCGACGTCCGCTGGTTCCGAACCGCCGCCGAGGTCCCCCTCGCCAAGGATGTCGAAGGCGCCGACACCGGCGGCTCCGACCGCGCTCTGGCTGTGCTGGGGGCCCTGCGATTGCTTGGAGCCGGCCAGCCGATCCTGGTCGTCTCCTGCGGAACGGCAATTACGATCGAGCGAGTCACCGCCGACGGCGTCTGGCAAGGGGGCGTGATCGCCATGGGCCTGGGCCTTTGCGCTCGCGCTCTGCACCACTTCACGGCGCAGCTTCCGCTGGTGGCTCCCGACGCTTCGGCTCCTCCCTGGGGGCGGTCCACGAACCCCTCGCTGGAGGCGGGCGTCTTCTGGGGGACTGTGGGGGCCGTCCGCGAACTGCTGGAACGCCAGGAGCCCGACATGGAAGGCCCGCCGTTGGTCGTCTGGACCGGCGGCGACGCCTCGAAATTGGCCGAGGCCGTCGAAGGGCCCGCCGC
- a CDS encoding RtcB family protein has product MAKPGYMGPLEQVSPFQFRIPKDYREDMRVDGMIFADDALIGHIKADQGPEQVANVATLPGIQKASLAMPDIHWGYGFCIGGVAATDPEEGGVISPGGVGYDINCGVRLLRTDLQWSDAKDRIRPLVEKLFRDIPTGVGQRGAFVFTKPQLVKLMEQGVQYVVDQGWGTERDIQFAEAGGRLDNADPGRVSDRAIMRGADQCGTLGSGNHFLEVQVVDRVLDEKSAEVMGLREGQITVLIHSGSRGLGYQVCDDFLGVFKDAPKKYGFTLPDWQLACAPVRSPEGQAYLGAMRAAANYAWCNRQLLTHQAREVFAEVFGKSWQKLGMDLVYDVAHNIAKFEEHDVGEGVRKEVCVHRKGATRAFPPGHPEIPEAYAEIGQPVIIPGSMGTASWVLAGQPGSMIHSFGTSCHGAGRLMSRTAAVKLAEGRRIDRELDAIGIIAKARGHKGLAEEQPAAYKDVDLVVDVVDKAGISKKVARLRPVGVIKG; this is encoded by the coding sequence ATGGCGAAGCCTGGATACATGGGGCCGCTGGAGCAGGTATCGCCGTTCCAGTTCCGGATCCCCAAGGACTACCGCGAGGACATGCGGGTCGACGGGATGATCTTCGCCGACGACGCGCTGATCGGGCACATCAAGGCCGACCAGGGGCCTGAGCAGGTGGCGAACGTCGCCACGCTGCCGGGGATCCAGAAGGCCAGTTTGGCGATGCCCGACATCCACTGGGGGTACGGCTTCTGCATCGGCGGCGTGGCGGCGACCGACCCCGAGGAAGGGGGCGTGATCTCCCCCGGCGGCGTCGGCTACGACATCAACTGCGGCGTCCGCCTGCTGCGCACCGACCTGCAATGGTCGGACGCCAAGGACCGCATCCGGCCGCTGGTCGAGAAGCTCTTCCGGGACATCCCCACGGGCGTCGGCCAGCGCGGGGCGTTCGTGTTCACCAAGCCGCAGCTCGTCAAGCTGATGGAGCAAGGCGTCCAGTACGTCGTCGACCAGGGCTGGGGGACCGAGCGCGACATCCAGTTCGCCGAGGCCGGCGGCCGGCTCGACAACGCCGACCCGGGCCGCGTCAGCGACCGGGCCATCATGCGCGGGGCGGATCAGTGCGGGACGCTGGGCTCGGGCAACCACTTCCTGGAGGTGCAGGTCGTCGACCGCGTGCTCGATGAGAAGTCGGCCGAGGTCATGGGCCTGCGCGAGGGGCAGATCACGGTGCTCATCCACTCGGGATCGCGCGGGCTGGGGTATCAGGTCTGCGACGACTTCCTGGGCGTGTTCAAGGACGCGCCGAAGAAGTACGGGTTCACGCTCCCAGACTGGCAGCTCGCCTGCGCGCCGGTACGGAGCCCGGAGGGCCAGGCGTACCTGGGGGCGATGCGGGCGGCGGCCAACTACGCCTGGTGCAACCGCCAGTTGCTCACGCACCAGGCCCGCGAGGTCTTCGCCGAAGTCTTCGGCAAGTCGTGGCAGAAGCTGGGGATGGACCTGGTGTACGACGTGGCCCACAACATCGCCAAGTTCGAGGAGCACGACGTCGGCGAGGGCGTCCGGAAGGAGGTCTGCGTCCACCGCAAGGGGGCGACTCGCGCCTTCCCGCCCGGCCACCCGGAGATCCCTGAAGCCTACGCCGAGATCGGCCAGCCCGTCATCATCCCCGGCAGCATGGGAACGGCGAGCTGGGTTCTCGCCGGCCAGCCCGGGAGCATGATCCACTCCTTCGGCACGAGCTGCCACGGCGCGGGCCGGCTGATGAGCCGCACCGCCGCCGTCAAGCTCGCCGAGGGCCGCCGGATCGACCGGGAACTGGACGCCATCGGCATCATCGCGAAAGCTCGAGGCCACAAGGGCCTGGCCGAAGAACAGCCGGCCGCCTACAAGGACGTCGACCTCGTCGTCGACGTCGTGGACAAGGCCGGCATCTCCAAGAAGGTCGCCCGGCTCCGGCCGGTCGGCGTCATCAAGGGGTGA
- a CDS encoding type II toxin-antitoxin system HicA family toxin: MERLLTPRELRTILARYDVGCDESRGKGSHWLFFRKFPEGTVSYPVPTTSKEVARVYVRQCRRRFRLTEADGVSDRDFYGD, encoded by the coding sequence ATGGAACGCCTGCTGACGCCCAGAGAGCTTCGTACGATCCTGGCTCGGTACGACGTTGGGTGCGACGAATCCCGGGGCAAAGGATCGCACTGGCTGTTCTTCCGCAAGTTCCCCGAAGGAACGGTCTCCTATCCGGTGCCGACGACCTCGAAAGAGGTTGCCCGCGTTTACGTCCGGCAGTGCCGCCGGAGGTTTCGTTTGACGGAAGCGGACGGCGTGTCGGACCGCGATTTCTACGGGGACTGA
- a CDS encoding VOC family protein, with protein MSKLEHFAIYAADLETLKDFYVQHLGLKIARVGGGNPPGGYFLADDHGGAIEIIARPAGQSNANQRWVCHLAFWVDDVFAKKAELEKLGIVFEADTTADDAEIKTCFFDDLEGNRCQLVWRSKPLVG; from the coding sequence ATGTCCAAACTGGAGCACTTCGCGATCTACGCGGCCGACCTGGAAACCCTCAAGGACTTTTACGTCCAGCATCTGGGTCTGAAGATCGCCCGAGTGGGCGGCGGCAACCCGCCCGGCGGCTACTTCCTCGCCGACGACCACGGCGGCGCGATCGAGATCATCGCCCGCCCCGCCGGCCAATCCAACGCCAACCAGCGCTGGGTCTGCCATCTGGCCTTCTGGGTCGACGACGTCTTCGCCAAGAAGGCCGAGTTGGAGAAGCTCGGCATCGTCTTCGAGGCCGACACCACGGCCGACGACGCCGAGATCAAAACCTGCTTCTTCGACGATCTCGAAGGCAACCGCTGCCAACTCGTCTGGCGTAGCAAGCCGCTGGTGGGTTGA
- a CDS encoding EVE domain-containing protein, with product MGYWLFKSEPESYSFADLERDGTTGWNGVRNFQARNFLRDSIKVGDGVLFYHSNADPAAVAGIAEVVEAGHPDPSAFDPKSDYHDPKSKPDAPTWFQVTIKPVQAVAPPIPLAKLRDVAALANMELLRKGSRLSVQPVTEAEWKAVLELAGIKPKKSRKG from the coding sequence ATGGGGTACTGGCTGTTCAAGTCCGAGCCGGAATCGTACTCGTTCGCCGACCTGGAGCGAGACGGGACGACGGGGTGGAACGGGGTCCGAAACTTCCAGGCCCGGAACTTCCTGCGCGACTCCATCAAGGTCGGCGACGGCGTGCTGTTCTACCACTCGAACGCCGACCCGGCGGCCGTCGCGGGGATCGCCGAGGTCGTCGAGGCCGGGCATCCCGACCCTTCGGCCTTCGACCCGAAGTCCGACTACCACGACCCCAAGAGCAAGCCCGACGCCCCGACCTGGTTCCAGGTGACGATCAAGCCCGTCCAGGCTGTCGCGCCGCCGATCCCGCTGGCGAAGCTCCGCGATGTGGCCGCCCTGGCGAACATGGAACTGCTCCGCAAGGGGAGCCGGCTCTCCGTCCAGCCCGTGACGGAGGCCGAGTGGAAGGCCGTCCTGGAACTGGCCGGGATCAAGCCGAAGAAGTCACGGAAAGGCTGA
- the obgE gene encoding GTPase ObgE → MFADRATIFVRGGDGGNGCLSFRREKYVPKGGPNGGDGGDGGDVIIRAAEGLTNLAHLSHQRHWKAERGEHGQGSNCFGKRGEPMTITVPPGTIIRDRDRGHVLRDLKNDGDEVVVAKGGRGGHGNTFFKSATNRAPRQHEPGFPGEERWIVLELKVIADVGLVGLPNAGKSTLLSRISRAHPEIADYPFTTKYPNLGTVVVDSENAFVVADIPGLIEGAHAGHGLGHEFLRHVERTGLLVHLIEAIPIDGSDPVRNYEMIRGELEHYSKALAERPEVVVVTKMDLTGAEEARERIAREIGKEVLSISAVTGKGVPQLLRTIQQKLVESREAEAEALAAAEAEAKARVKVPPSGPVRPLESAPAPEPSPAASE, encoded by the coding sequence ATGTTCGCGGATCGCGCAACCATCTTCGTTCGCGGAGGGGACGGGGGCAACGGCTGCCTCAGCTTCCGGCGCGAGAAGTACGTCCCCAAGGGGGGCCCTAACGGCGGCGACGGCGGCGACGGCGGCGACGTGATCATCCGCGCGGCCGAAGGGCTGACGAATCTCGCCCACCTGTCGCACCAGCGACACTGGAAGGCCGAGCGCGGCGAGCACGGCCAGGGCTCCAACTGCTTCGGCAAGCGGGGCGAGCCGATGACCATCACCGTCCCCCCCGGGACGATCATCCGCGATCGCGACCGCGGCCACGTCCTTCGCGACCTGAAGAACGACGGCGACGAGGTCGTCGTCGCCAAGGGCGGACGCGGCGGGCACGGCAACACCTTCTTCAAGTCGGCCACCAACCGCGCCCCCCGGCAGCACGAGCCTGGCTTCCCGGGCGAGGAGCGCTGGATCGTCCTGGAATTGAAGGTGATCGCCGACGTCGGCCTCGTCGGGCTGCCCAACGCCGGCAAGTCGACCTTGCTCTCACGGATCTCGCGGGCCCATCCCGAGATCGCCGACTACCCGTTCACGACCAAGTACCCGAACCTCGGGACTGTGGTGGTGGACTCGGAGAACGCCTTCGTCGTGGCCGACATCCCCGGCCTGATCGAGGGCGCCCACGCCGGCCACGGCCTGGGCCATGAGTTCCTCCGTCACGTCGAGCGTACCGGCCTGCTCGTCCACCTGATCGAGGCGATCCCCATCGACGGTTCGGACCCGGTCCGCAACTACGAGATGATCCGCGGCGAGCTGGAACACTACAGCAAGGCTCTCGCCGAGCGTCCCGAGGTCGTGGTCGTCACCAAGATGGACCTCACCGGCGCTGAGGAAGCCCGCGAACGGATCGCCCGCGAGATCGGCAAGGAGGTCCTCTCGATCTCGGCCGTGACCGGCAAGGGCGTGCCGCAGCTTCTCCGCACGATCCAGCAGAAGCTGGTGGAATCTCGCGAGGCCGAGGCTGAAGCCCTGGCCGCGGCGGAGGCCGAGGCAAAGGCCAGGGTGAAGGTCCCGCCATCGGGGCCCGTCAGGCCTTTGGAGTCGGCGCCGGCTCCCGAACCGTCCCCGGCCGCGAGCGAATGA
- the rpmA gene encoding 50S ribosomal protein L27 gives MAHKKGQGSSRNGRDSNPQMLGIKLYGGQTAQPGSIICRQRGTRWTPGRNVGVGRDWTIFSLIEGKVKFDRNGRRINVLPAAEFAAAEAAAAAAK, from the coding sequence ATGGCTCACAAAAAAGGACAGGGTTCCAGCCGCAACGGCCGCGACTCGAATCCCCAGATGCTGGGAATCAAGCTGTACGGCGGCCAGACGGCTCAGCCGGGCAGCATCATCTGCCGCCAGCGCGGCACCCGTTGGACCCCCGGCCGCAACGTCGGCGTCGGTCGCGACTGGACGATTTTTTCGCTGATCGAAGGCAAGGTCAAGTTCGACCGGAACGGCCGTCGGATCAACGTCCTCCCGGCCGCCGAGTTCGCGGCTGCTGAAGCCGCTGCCGCTGCCGCAAAGTGA
- a CDS encoding S1C family serine protease, translating into MPTRGIRTIAAATLLGLVAGGAEVLGDGFETIILKDGQRVVGDVVAEKPEALYVDLGYDLLKIPRESIAKRAKGEEAAGAVVATPGGTVADPSGFFSTGLLRPAPVKELVAKFGEAVVSIETPSGKGSGFLINDQGYAITNAHVIEGETRISAILYQNAPGGGLARRRIDDVEIVAVNPFFDLALIKLPLPAGLKPGHAILGNGDDVNSGDSVFAVGNPLGLERTVTQGIVSNRSRNLEGQLYIQTDTAINPGNSGGPLFNQRGEVIGVTSRGTRADMADNLGFAIPVGYVKDFVRHREAFAFDKTNPNSGYRYLDPPRRSRSDKPAGLGGSKSDPAKAR; encoded by the coding sequence ATGCCTACGCGTGGGATTCGCACGATCGCCGCCGCGACGTTGCTCGGCCTGGTGGCCGGCGGCGCCGAGGTCCTGGGCGACGGCTTTGAGACGATCATCCTCAAAGACGGCCAGCGCGTCGTCGGCGACGTCGTGGCCGAGAAGCCTGAGGCCCTGTACGTCGACCTGGGGTACGACCTGCTGAAGATCCCCCGCGAGTCGATCGCCAAACGGGCGAAGGGCGAGGAAGCCGCCGGCGCGGTCGTCGCAACCCCTGGCGGAACGGTCGCCGATCCTTCGGGCTTCTTCTCGACGGGCCTCCTGCGGCCGGCTCCGGTGAAGGAGCTGGTGGCGAAGTTCGGCGAGGCCGTGGTGTCGATCGAAACCCCCTCCGGCAAAGGCTCGGGGTTCCTGATCAACGATCAGGGGTACGCGATCACCAACGCCCACGTGATCGAAGGGGAGACCCGGATCTCGGCGATCCTCTACCAGAACGCCCCCGGCGGCGGCCTGGCCCGTCGCCGCATCGACGACGTGGAGATCGTCGCCGTCAATCCCTTCTTCGACCTGGCCCTGATCAAACTCCCCCTGCCGGCTGGTCTGAAACCCGGCCACGCGATCCTGGGTAATGGGGACGACGTGAACTCGGGCGACTCCGTCTTCGCCGTCGGCAACCCGCTGGGACTGGAGCGGACCGTCACCCAGGGGATCGTCAGCAACCGCAGCCGGAACCTTGAGGGCCAGCTTTACATCCAGACCGACACGGCGATCAACCCGGGGAACTCCGGCGGGCCGTTGTTCAACCAGCGGGGCGAGGTCATCGGCGTCACCAGCCGAGGGACCCGCGCCGATATGGCCGACAACCTGGGCTTCGCCATCCCGGTGGGCTACGTCAAGGACTTCGTCCGCCACCGCGAGGCGTTCGCCTTCGACAAAACGAACCCCAACAGCGGCTACCGCTACCTCGACCCCCCGCGACGGTCGCGGAGCGACAAGCCGGCGGGACTGGGCGGCTCGAAGAGCGACCCGGCGAAGGCCAGATGA
- the queC gene encoding 7-cyano-7-deazaguanine synthase QueC has product MSDATNNRRPAVVLLSGGLDSATALAEAVAAGFAPYALTIAYGQRHAVETAAARRVAQAAGVIRHVELTIDLRAFGGSALTADVEVPKDREEAEMASGIPITYVPARNTVFLSLALAWAETLGAFDLFVGVNCVDYSGYPDCRPEFLEAFENLANLATKAGVEGAGRFVVHAPLLKLTKDEIIRRGLELGVDYGLTHSCYDPSPEGLSCGRCDSCRLRLAAFERLGVEDPVAYAG; this is encoded by the coding sequence TTGAGCGACGCAACGAACAACAGGCGGCCGGCCGTGGTGCTGCTCAGCGGCGGCCTCGATTCGGCCACGGCACTGGCCGAGGCCGTGGCGGCGGGGTTCGCCCCGTACGCCCTGACGATCGCCTACGGCCAACGGCACGCCGTCGAGACAGCCGCGGCGCGACGGGTCGCCCAGGCGGCGGGGGTGATCCGGCACGTCGAGTTGACCATTGACCTGCGGGCCTTCGGCGGCAGCGCCCTGACGGCGGACGTCGAGGTCCCCAAGGACCGCGAGGAAGCCGAGATGGCCTCCGGGATCCCGATCACCTACGTCCCGGCCCGGAACACGGTCTTTCTCTCGCTGGCCCTGGCCTGGGCCGAGACCCTCGGCGCGTTCGACCTCTTCGTCGGGGTCAACTGCGTCGATTACTCAGGCTATCCCGACTGCCGCCCCGAGTTCCTCGAGGCGTTCGAGAACCTGGCGAACCTGGCCACCAAGGCGGGCGTGGAAGGGGCTGGACGGTTCGTCGTCCACGCCCCTCTCCTCAAGCTGACCAAGGACGAGATCATTCGCCGGGGGCTGGAGCTGGGCGTCGACTACGGCCTGACCCACTCCTGTTACGACCCGTCGCCCGAGGGGCTCTCCTGCGGGCGCTGCGACTCCTGCAGGCTGCGGCTGGCGGCCTTCGAACGGCTCGGAGTCGAGGACCCGGTCGCCTACGCCGGCTGA
- a CDS encoding excinuclease ABC subunit UvrA — MPRTDAVIRLRGARTHNLKGIDLDLPLGRLIVVTGVVGAGKSSLALDTLYAEGQRRYVETFSAYARQFLEPMEKPDVDRIEGIPPAVAPVSRTRPSARATVGTISEAHDHLALFYARRGEVYCRNCGDRVTPASPRTVSDAVDELPEGTRYEIAFPVDVLADTDLAALGRTLLEQGLTRVRHAEGIIDLTTEPLALPAPTQVDVIVDRLIRGRDALRRRLDSIETAFQRGMGRCRILADVGVRTFVRGWRCSRCGTDHIEPQPNLFRWTSSLGACPRCEGVGEEGAEEVFPPGGGRQTAQRSDEGEIGVGSKVSRGMQARRRSSPSSGPSGHLPPPGGKAVFSLPCPACHGARLRPEALAVRIGGLNIAEFSALPIAQAREVLATWAAPDEPADAVRQRARIAGRLEALDRIGLAHLTLNRPARGVSRGELRRATMVRALGTGLVGTLYVFDEPTTGLHPRDVGRMVEALQRLRDEGNTPIVVEHDADVIRAADMVVDLGPGAGEAGGRVVYAGTVAGLLDAPGSATGDFLSGRRRVERPKARRKPSRGVLTLRGASGRNLKGIDAAFPLGTLCVVTGVSGAGKSSLVEGTLYPALRNQLTGESLPTLPFEALEGVGDLAEVVLLDPSSPGRSGRSNPVTFLKAFDEIRRTFAATHEAKLRHYGPAMFSFNVDGGRCSACKGEGFRRVDMQFLPPVTVRCPDCKGTRYRPEILDITYRGKTIAEVLDLTAREAFAFFRSRPKIQARLRPLLDLGLDYLRLGQPAATLSGGEAQRLKLAAFLGGSTAALNRAGNVAHTLFILDEPTAGLHPADMVRLIDSLSNLVDRGHSVLVVEHSPEIMAAADWIVDLGPDAGEGGGRIVAQGTPEEVAKSGTATGEVLAKALAGT; from the coding sequence ATGCCCAGGACAGACGCCGTCATCCGCCTTCGGGGGGCTCGGACGCACAACCTGAAGGGGATCGACCTCGACCTGCCGCTGGGGAGGCTGATCGTCGTCACAGGGGTCGTCGGCGCGGGGAAGAGTTCGCTGGCGCTGGACACGCTCTACGCGGAAGGGCAGCGGCGGTATGTCGAGACCTTCTCGGCCTACGCCCGGCAGTTCCTGGAGCCGATGGAGAAGCCCGACGTCGATCGGATCGAGGGCATCCCGCCGGCCGTGGCGCCCGTCTCGCGGACTCGACCCTCGGCGCGGGCGACGGTGGGGACGATCTCCGAGGCCCACGACCATCTCGCTCTGTTCTACGCCCGTCGCGGCGAGGTCTACTGTCGCAACTGCGGCGATCGCGTCACCCCGGCCTCGCCCCGGACCGTCTCCGACGCCGTCGACGAATTGCCCGAAGGGACGCGATACGAGATCGCCTTCCCGGTCGACGTACTCGCCGATACCGACCTCGCCGCCCTGGGCCGCACGCTGCTGGAACAGGGGCTCACCCGCGTCCGCCACGCGGAGGGGATCATCGATCTGACGACCGAGCCGCTGGCCCTCCCCGCGCCGACCCAGGTCGACGTGATCGTCGACCGATTGATCCGGGGCCGCGACGCCCTCCGCCGGCGGCTGGACTCGATCGAGACGGCCTTCCAACGCGGAATGGGACGCTGCCGGATCCTCGCCGACGTCGGCGTCCGCACGTTCGTCCGCGGCTGGCGCTGCAGCCGGTGCGGGACGGACCACATCGAACCCCAGCCCAACCTCTTCCGCTGGACCAGTTCTCTCGGGGCTTGTCCGCGGTGCGAGGGGGTCGGCGAAGAGGGGGCGGAGGAAGTCTTCCCCCCTGGAGGGGGAAGACAGACCGCGCAGCGGTCAGATGAGGGGGAGATCGGCGTGGGGTCCAAAGTGAGCCGTGGGATGCAAGCCCGACGCCGGTCGTCCCCCTCATCCGGCCCTTCGGGCCACCTTCCCCCTCCAGGGGGGAAGGCCGTTTTCTCTCTCCCCTGCCCCGCGTGCCACGGCGCAAGGCTGCGGCCCGAGGCGCTGGCGGTCCGGATCGGAGGGCTGAACATCGCCGAGTTCTCCGCGCTGCCGATCGCCCAGGCCCGCGAGGTCCTGGCGACGTGGGCGGCGCCTGACGAGCCGGCCGACGCGGTCCGACAGCGGGCGCGGATCGCCGGGCGGCTGGAGGCGCTCGACCGGATCGGCCTGGCCCATCTCACGCTCAACCGCCCGGCGCGGGGCGTGTCGCGTGGGGAGCTGAGACGGGCGACGATGGTCCGGGCTCTCGGCACGGGCCTCGTCGGAACGCTCTATGTCTTCGACGAGCCGACGACGGGCCTCCACCCCCGCGACGTCGGCCGGATGGTCGAGGCCCTCCAACGGCTTCGCGACGAGGGGAACACGCCGATCGTCGTCGAGCACGACGCCGACGTCATCCGAGCGGCCGACATGGTCGTCGACCTCGGCCCCGGCGCCGGCGAGGCCGGAGGGCGTGTCGTCTACGCCGGAACGGTCGCCGGCCTGCTCGACGCTCCCGGCTCGGCCACGGGGGACTTCCTCAGCGGCCGCCGCCGCGTCGAGAGGCCGAAGGCACGACGCAAGCCGTCGCGAGGCGTGCTGACGCTCAGAGGCGCCTCGGGGAGGAACCTGAAGGGGATCGACGCCGCCTTCCCGCTGGGAACGCTGTGCGTCGTGACGGGCGTCAGCGGCGCCGGGAAGTCGTCTCTCGTGGAGGGGACGCTTTACCCGGCCTTGCGGAACCAGCTCACGGGTGAGTCGCTGCCGACGCTTCCGTTCGAGGCCCTCGAAGGTGTGGGCGACCTGGCCGAGGTCGTCTTGCTGGACCCCTCGTCGCCGGGGCGGTCGGGACGGTCGAACCCGGTCACGTTCCTGAAGGCGTTCGACGAGATCCGCCGGACTTTCGCCGCGACCCACGAGGCCAAGCTCCGGCACTACGGGCCGGCCATGTTCAGTTTCAACGTGGACGGCGGCCGGTGTTCCGCCTGCAAGGGGGAGGGCTTCCGGCGGGTCGACATGCAGTTCCTGCCGCCCGTCACGGTCCGCTGCCCGGACTGCAAGGGGACGCGTTATCGCCCGGAGATCCTCGACATCACCTACCGCGGCAAGACGATCGCCGAGGTGCTCGACCTGACGGCCCGCGAGGCGTTCGCCTTCTTCCGGAGCCGGCCCAAGATCCAGGCGAGGCTGCGGCCGTTGCTCGACCTGGGGCTGGACTACCTCCGCCTCGGCCAGCCGGCGGCGACGCTCTCCGGCGGCGAGGCCCAGCGCCTCAAGCTGGCGGCCTTCCTGGGGGGCTCGACGGCCGCGCTCAACCGCGCGGGGAACGTCGCCCACACGCTGTTCATCCTCGACGAGCCGACAGCCGGCCTCCACCCCGCCGACATGGTCCGGCTGATCGACTCGCTGTCCAACCTCGTCGATCGGGGGCATTCCGTGCTGGTCGTCGAGCACAGCCCCGAGATCATGGCCGCCGCCGACTGGATCGTCGACCTCGGCCCCGACGCTGGCGAGGGAGGAGGCCGGATCGTCGCCCAGGGGACGCCCGAGGAGGTCGCGAAATCGGGCACGGCGACGGGCGAGGTGCTGGCGAAGGCCCTGGCTGGAACTTGA
- a CDS encoding GTPase gives MATIDSRVCILTPPGRGAVAVVRVWGAGALEAVDGAFLPMRGEGLTATPPNRPRFGRLGAGLGDEVVVVVLEGDPPGVEVQCHGGSAAIAMVVEALQERGCRLVEPSEFVRDIEPDPYRAVAWEDLAKASTLRTAEILLEQAQGALDREMAAIEGNPVEALPRIEALIERARFGRRLVSGWRVVIAGKPNAGKSRLLNALAGYDRAIVAATPGTTRDAVTVRTAFDGWPVELVDTAGVREAEDSVERAGVDRALRERERADLTLLVLDRSRPLSEADRRPPEGPVLVIASKADLTAAWEPAEVFGDRIPFVVVSAQTGEGLDELAAAVARLLVPDPPPPGAAVPFRTEHLERLRTLKGL, from the coding sequence TTGGCGACGATCGACTCGAGAGTCTGCATTCTGACCCCGCCCGGCCGAGGCGCAGTGGCCGTCGTGCGCGTCTGGGGGGCTGGGGCGTTGGAGGCGGTCGACGGCGCGTTCCTTCCCATGCGCGGCGAAGGCCTGACCGCGACGCCCCCGAACCGCCCCCGGTTCGGCCGCCTCGGCGCGGGGTTGGGGGACGAGGTCGTCGTTGTGGTGCTGGAAGGGGATCCGCCGGGCGTGGAGGTCCAGTGCCACGGGGGATCGGCGGCGATCGCGATGGTCGTCGAGGCGCTCCAGGAACGGGGATGCCGACTCGTCGAGCCATCCGAGTTCGTCCGCGACATCGAACCCGACCCGTACCGAGCGGTGGCCTGGGAAGACCTGGCGAAGGCGTCGACCCTGCGTACGGCCGAGATCCTGCTGGAGCAGGCCCAGGGGGCGCTCGACCGCGAGATGGCGGCGATTGAGGGGAACCCGGTGGAAGCCCTGCCACGCATCGAGGCTCTGATCGAGCGTGCTCGATTCGGCCGGCGGCTGGTCTCGGGCTGGCGGGTGGTGATTGCGGGGAAGCCGAACGCCGGCAAGAGCCGTCTGCTGAACGCCCTCGCGGGCTACGACCGGGCGATCGTGGCGGCGACGCCCGGGACGACCCGCGACGCCGTCACCGTTCGGACCGCCTTCGACGGCTGGCCCGTCGAACTGGTCGACACGGCGGGCGTCCGCGAGGCCGAGGATTCGGTCGAACGGGCGGGCGTCGATCGGGCCCTCCGCGAGCGGGAGCGGGCCGACCTGACGCTGCTCGTCCTCGACCGATCGCGTCCCCTGAGCGAGGCCGACCGCCGGCCGCCGGAAGGCCCCGTCCTCGTCATCGCCAGCAAGGCCGACCTCACCGCCGCCTGGGAGCCGGCGGAGGTCTTTGGGGACCGGATCCCGTTCGTGGTCGTCTCCGCCCAGACCGGCGAGGGGTTGGACGAACTGGCGGCGGCCGTCGCCCGCTTGCTCGTCCCCGATCCTCCCCCGCCGGGAGCCGCGGTCCCGTTTCGCACGGAACACCTGGAACGGCTAAGGACCTTGAAAGGCCTCTGA